Part of the Rhodothermus bifroesti genome, AGGTAGCGTGCTTTGTCGATGTGTCCGGCTTCGACAGCGGCGCGCACAGCGCAGTCGGGTTCATGGGTGTGGGTGCAATCCGGAAAGTGACAGTTCGAGATATAGGGGCGAAACTCAACAAAATAGTGTGATAGTTCGACGGCCTCTAGGTCTGTCACGCCAAATTCGCGTAGTCCGGGGGTGTCGACCACAAAGCCCCCAAACGACAGGGGATAGAGGGCAACGTAGGTGGTGGTATGGCGTCCTTTGCCGGTTTTTTCGCTGACTGGGGCAGTGCGCAGGTTGAGGTTGGGTTCCAACGCATTCAGCAAGGTGGATTTTCCCACGCCCGATGGTCCTGTAACGACGCTAACGCGATCGTGCAATGCCTGGCGCAGGGCATCGAGTCCTTCACCGGTGACGGCGCTGGTATGCAGTACCGGATAGCCTAAGACAGCGTATCGCTGGGTGAGCTCCTTGAGGGCTGGCTGATCTGCGTCGGTAAGCAGATCTAACTTGTTGACAATCAACCCGGCTGGAATTTGGTAGCGTTCGGCGGCTACCAGTACCCGATCGATAAAGCCCGGGTTGGGTTCAGGTAGATGCACAGCCTGCACGATCCATACAAAGTCGATGTTGGCTGCGATCACATGGCGCAGGCCGGGATGACGGCCTGCAGCGCGACGAGAGAGTTCATTGCGCCGCGGATATACGTCTACAATGAGGCCGGTACCATCTGGATTAAGCCGCAGGCGCACGCGGTCGCCTACCACGACCGGGCTAGTAGTTTTGTCGCCTGTGAGTCGGAACTTGCCGCGGAGGCGGGAGGGAATGATCCGGCCGTCAGCTTGCACATCGAACCAGCTTCCGGTTGCTCGGATGACTGTGCCTTCAAGCTGTTGCACCATATTTTCTCGTAATGATGAAACCTGATTTTCGGTTGCTCGTCTACCTAGTATGTTTGCCTTTCACTTTTATGCTAGGCGCGCCATGGAGTCCTTTCGATACGAAGACGTACGCCGCGTGTTTGAGCGGCTCAAGCTTGAAGATAAGGTGCGATTTTTGATTGAAGCTACAGCGGTGACCCTAGCCGATGGTATTGAGGCAGCAGGGGCAGCGCTGTCGCGGGGGCTGGAGCGCTGCATGGCTGCCCGATCGCCAAAGGTCTCGTCCGATCGTCCTGCTTCAGAAGGGTAAAGGTCATGGATAATACACGGCGGATGGTGGAGTTTGAGCGCCTCAACGCGTTGGGGAAGACGGTCTTTGTAGCCGGAATGGTTGTGCATGCGAGTAAGGGGCTACTTCGGCGTTTGGTGCGCCACGTAGCTCGCATAGCTGTAGAAAGTGAACGCGCTTTTAAAGAGGGGCTCAACCCAAAGATTGAAGACGCTCGCATCCTCGAAGAGCATTCCCGGGCGTCTACTCCAGCCCCGAAAGAGCCTCCGGGTAGCTCTCCTTGCTAACGTTATGGTATTTGCCTCGCGCGTAGATCGCTGGCTATTTTTACTCCTTGCTGGTGCTTTAGCATCTCCTTTTGTTTTGGCTGTATGGTTGGGCTCCCAGGGGCAGCGTGCGCTTGCGCTACTTGTGGTAGGTCTGGGCATTTTTGACGTGTTTTTGGTGCGGGTGTTGGTTTGGCCCGTGCGGTACGTGTTGACTTCCAAGGCGCTCGTGGTGCATTCTGGGCGGATTCGGATTCAGATCCCTTACGAACGGATTGAACGCGTGGTCGCCTACAACATATGGCGCAATGTGCTTATCCCTACGCCATGGGTAGGGTTTTCGCTGCGTGATGCGTTGTGTGTGGAATACGCCAAGCGTCGCCGCGCGCAGCTAGTG contains:
- the rsgA gene encoding ribosome small subunit-dependent GTPase A, with amino-acid sequence MVQQLEGTVIRATGSWFDVQADGRIIPSRLRGKFRLTGDKTTSPVVVGDRVRLRLNPDGTGLIVDVYPRRNELSRRAAGRHPGLRHVIAANIDFVWIVQAVHLPEPNPGFIDRVLVAAERYQIPAGLIVNKLDLLTDADQPALKELTQRYAVLGYPVLHTSAVTGEGLDALRQALHDRVSVVTGPSGVGKSTLLNALEPNLNLRTAPVSEKTGKGRHTTTYVALYPLSFGGFVVDTPGLREFGVTDLEAVELSHYFVEFRPYISNCHFPDCTHTHEPDCAVRAAVEAGHIDKARYLSYLNILSSLQLGEKDVGR
- a CDS encoding PH domain-containing protein, which encodes MVFASRVDRWLFLLLAGALASPFVLAVWLGSQGQRALALLVVGLGIFDVFLVRVLVWPVRYVLTSKALVVHSGRIRIQIPYERIERVVAYNIWRNVLIPTPWVGFSLRDALCVEYAKRRRAQLVLTPEDTDGFLDALAAQHAALRRMGPREVVRVIP